A stretch of Pseudoclavibacter chungangensis DNA encodes these proteins:
- a CDS encoding CPBP family intramembrane glutamic endopeptidase → MSIAHDASAPGAAPAAPRAPFAVPLACFLVCTAVCTIALLGVQRLVGLDGRLVFLGQFGPALGALATMLLLPRSQRLPPPPRVPRAQFVAHACLALGAVALIALGLFLGALLLGLPARAPVFSGGVFALFLVLQLLGALGEEAGWRGYLQPALETRLPRLPATTITGLVWALWHSQYLAEPAFFVSFAVSCVGLSVLMGHLAGGDMLQRTLVAGVMHWLVNVLLALLPSFGQGAASWTIAIVTVLVALVFLVLFRFARRRRDRRSARTVN, encoded by the coding sequence ATGTCGATCGCTCACGATGCGAGCGCACCCGGTGCGGCACCCGCGGCGCCGCGTGCCCCGTTCGCCGTCCCGCTCGCGTGTTTCCTCGTCTGCACCGCGGTGTGCACGATCGCCCTGCTCGGCGTGCAGCGGCTCGTGGGCCTCGACGGGCGTCTGGTGTTCCTCGGACAGTTCGGCCCTGCGCTCGGCGCACTCGCGACGATGCTCCTCCTGCCCCGCTCGCAGCGTCTCCCGCCGCCGCCTCGCGTCCCGCGCGCGCAGTTCGTCGCCCACGCGTGCCTCGCGCTCGGTGCCGTCGCGCTCATCGCCCTCGGCCTGTTCCTGGGCGCGCTCCTCCTCGGGCTCCCGGCGCGTGCGCCCGTTTTCTCGGGCGGCGTGTTCGCGCTGTTCCTCGTCCTCCAATTGCTCGGGGCGCTCGGTGAGGAGGCCGGCTGGCGCGGGTACCTGCAGCCCGCCCTCGAGACGCGGCTCCCCCGGCTCCCCGCCACGACGATCACGGGTCTCGTGTGGGCGCTCTGGCACTCGCAGTACCTCGCCGAACCGGCGTTCTTCGTGTCCTTCGCCGTGTCGTGCGTGGGTCTCTCGGTCCTCATGGGGCACCTCGCGGGCGGCGACATGCTGCAGCGCACGCTCGTCGCGGGGGTCATGCACTGGCTCGTCAACGTCCTGCTCGCCCTCCTCCCCTCGTTCGGACAGGGCGCGGCGTCGTGGACGATCGCGATCGTGACGGTGCTCGTCGCGCTCGTGTTCCTGGTCCTCTTCCGGTTCGCACGGAGACGGCGCGACCGCCGTTCGGCACGCACCGTCAACTGA
- a CDS encoding DNA-3-methyladenine glycosylase family protein, whose protein sequence is MNAAPSETRIRLDVTTPFAALPLRRFLTAHAVPGLERFGPGSGWWTRRVDTPSGTAVVTVRLPAEDVPAVRSLTLPTIVRADEHDAVEAAVEAVRRALALDESTDADDAVLVDDPEVGPLVRARPGLRIPGAVDPAETALLVVLGQQVSLAAARTLQGRLVAWTAGMQRSAAVDGLVPSPDPAIVAEAHPAELRDALRVPVQRVRAIQSLAEALADGLDVGPGADIESTRRALLDLPGIGPWTVDYTAMRTLRDPDAFPASDLVLLGALGRPRPAEATRRAEAWRPHRSRATMHLWTAAAYA, encoded by the coding sequence ATGAACGCTGCGCCGTCGGAGACGCGGATCCGGCTCGATGTCACGACGCCGTTCGCCGCGCTGCCGTTGCGGCGATTCCTCACGGCGCACGCCGTCCCCGGCCTCGAACGCTTCGGTCCGGGCTCGGGCTGGTGGACGCGGCGCGTCGACACACCGTCCGGGACGGCCGTCGTCACGGTCAGGCTGCCCGCGGAGGATGTCCCCGCGGTGCGTTCGCTCACGCTCCCGACGATCGTCCGGGCCGACGAGCACGATGCCGTCGAGGCCGCCGTCGAGGCGGTCAGGCGCGCGCTCGCGCTCGACGAGTCGACGGATGCGGACGATGCCGTTCTCGTCGACGATCCCGAGGTCGGTCCGCTCGTGCGGGCCCGGCCGGGGCTGCGGATCCCCGGCGCGGTCGACCCCGCCGAGACCGCGCTGCTCGTCGTGCTCGGCCAGCAGGTGTCGCTCGCCGCGGCGCGGACGCTGCAGGGCCGGCTCGTCGCCTGGACCGCCGGCATGCAGCGCTCCGCGGCCGTCGACGGGCTCGTGCCCTCACCAGATCCGGCGATCGTCGCCGAGGCGCACCCCGCCGAATTGCGCGACGCGCTCCGCGTTCCCGTCCAGCGCGTCCGGGCGATCCAATCGCTCGCCGAGGCGCTCGCGGACGGTCTCGACGTCGGGCCCGGCGCCGACATCGAGTCAACCCGCCGCGCGCTCCTCGATCTTCCCGGTATCGGGCCCTGGACCGTCGACTACACGGCGATGCGGACGCTTCGGGATCCGGACGCGTTCCCCGCGAGCGATCTCGTGCTGCTCGGCGCGCTCGGCCGCCCGCGGCCCGCCGAGGCGACGAGGCGTGCGGAGGCGTGGCGGCCGCACCGGAGCCGTGCCACGATGCACCTCTGGACGGCCGCGGCCTACGCGTGA
- the xerD gene encoding site-specific tyrosine recombinase XerD, which produces MTEATEDDPTPAALDAARSRYLRHLTIERGLSPNSLAAYRRDLGRYVAALAAEGVIDPAQIARGHVTAFVAALRTGAPGVPPLAASSTARILSAVRGFHRFLEEEGITETDVAYDVVAPKRPERLPKALTIDQVERLLEAASGEGALRARDRALLELLYATGARISEAVGLDVDDVAEPGSVRLHGKGGKQRIVPVGRYAQEALDAYLVRARPELSARGTATPALFLGARGARLSRQSAWHVLSAVAERAGLRAHVSPHVLRHSFATHLLQGGADVRVVQELLGHASVATTQIYTLVTADTLLDVYATSHPRAR; this is translated from the coding sequence ATGACCGAGGCGACTGAGGACGATCCGACACCGGCGGCACTCGACGCCGCACGGTCGCGGTACCTGCGCCACCTCACGATCGAGCGCGGCCTGAGCCCGAACAGCCTCGCCGCGTACCGACGCGACCTCGGACGCTACGTGGCCGCACTCGCCGCCGAGGGCGTGATCGATCCGGCGCAGATCGCCCGCGGCCACGTGACGGCGTTCGTCGCGGCGTTGCGCACGGGCGCACCGGGCGTGCCGCCGCTCGCCGCGTCCTCGACGGCGCGGATCCTCTCCGCGGTCCGCGGCTTCCACCGCTTCCTCGAGGAGGAGGGGATCACCGAGACCGATGTCGCGTACGACGTCGTGGCCCCGAAACGCCCCGAGCGTCTGCCGAAGGCGCTCACGATCGACCAGGTCGAGCGATTGCTCGAGGCCGCGTCGGGCGAGGGAGCGCTGCGAGCGCGCGACCGCGCACTCCTCGAACTGCTCTACGCGACGGGGGCACGCATCTCGGAGGCGGTCGGCCTCGACGTCGACGACGTCGCCGAGCCGGGCTCGGTCCGCCTGCACGGCAAAGGTGGCAAGCAGCGGATCGTCCCCGTCGGTCGGTACGCGCAGGAGGCGCTCGACGCCTACCTCGTGCGCGCTCGCCCCGAGCTCTCGGCGCGCGGGACGGCGACGCCCGCGCTCTTCCTCGGCGCGCGCGGCGCGCGGCTCTCGCGTCAGAGCGCGTGGCACGTCCTGAGTGCGGTCGCCGAGCGCGCGGGGCTCCGCGCGCACGTCTCGCCCCACGTCCTGCGTCACTCGTTCGCGACGCACCTCCTGCAGGGCGGCGCGGACGTGCGCGTCGTGCAGGAACTGCTGGGGCACGCGTCCGTCGCGACGACGCAGATCTACACGCTCGTCACGGCCGACACGCTGCTCGACGTGTACGCCACGAGCCACCCCCGGGCGCGCTGA
- a CDS encoding NUDIX domain-containing protein, which translates to MTAGADRAGELRDRPVALPVRSSEVAFRGHVWDVRNERFVLDGQEITRHFVDHTGAVAVLVVDEAERVLLINQYRHPVRLRDWELPAGLLDVPGEDPLASAKRELEEEADLAAADWWVLQDLLTSPGGSDEGIRVFLARGPSPVETDYVREHEEADIEVRWVALDEAVEAVRRGDIANATTVSALLAAAVSRAAGWRDLRPADAPWPTRSAGPRATGHPGHVPDEHDRGD; encoded by the coding sequence GTGACGGCCGGGGCGGACCGGGCGGGCGAACTCCGGGACCGCCCCGTCGCGCTCCCGGTCCGATCGAGCGAGGTCGCCTTCCGCGGACACGTGTGGGACGTCCGCAACGAACGATTCGTGCTCGACGGCCAGGAGATCACCAGGCACTTCGTCGACCACACGGGCGCCGTCGCCGTGCTCGTCGTCGACGAGGCGGAACGCGTGCTCCTCATCAACCAGTACCGCCATCCCGTGCGCCTGCGCGATTGGGAGCTGCCCGCGGGCCTCCTCGACGTGCCCGGCGAGGATCCCCTCGCGTCCGCGAAGCGCGAGCTGGAGGAGGAGGCCGATCTCGCCGCCGCCGATTGGTGGGTGCTGCAGGACCTGCTGACCTCACCGGGCGGGAGCGACGAGGGCATCCGCGTGTTCCTCGCGCGCGGACCGAGCCCCGTCGAGACGGACTACGTGCGTGAGCACGAGGAGGCCGACATCGAGGTGCGCTGGGTCGCGCTCGACGAGGCGGTCGAGGCCGTGCGGCGCGGCGACATCGCGAACGCCACGACCGTCTCGGCCCTCCTCGCGGCCGCCGTCTCGCGTGCCGCGGGATGGCGCGATCTGCGGCCCGCTGACGCACCGTGGCCGACGAGATCGGCCGGGCCGCGCGCGACGGGACACCCGGGGCACGTGCCGGACGAGCATGACCGAGGCGACTGA
- a CDS encoding CTP synthase, with amino-acid sequence MNDSEQGRTGPNHPPVKHIFVTGGVVSSLGKGLTAASLGNLLTARGLHVVMQKLDPYLNVDPGTMNPFQHGEVFVTNDGAETDLDIGHYERFLDVNLSQAANVTTGQVYSEVIARERRGEYLGDTVQVIPHITDEIKRRMRLQADEVPRPDVIITEVGGTIGDIESQPFIESARQIRHELGRDNVFFVHVSLVPFMGASGEQKTKPTQHSVAALRSAGIQPDALVLRSDRPVTEGNKRKIALMCDVPEPAVVNAIDMPSIYDIPRMLHEQGLDDYIITQLRLGAGEMEWSAWERLLDVVHEPKHHVTIGLVGKYIDLPDAYLSVTEALRAGGFANQTRVTIRWIPSDDCETPEGAARHLSDVDAICVPGGFGIRGIEGKLGALRFARTNEIPTLGLCLGLQCMVIEYARDVAGIEGASSTEFDPETEQPVIATMAEQVDILQGGDLGGTMRLGLYPAVLAPDSLAARTYGTTEVEERHRHRYEVNNQYRAPLTEAGLVFSGTSPDGALVEFAELPTDVHPYYIATQAHPELLSRPGRAHPLFAGLVAAALDRQRASRLVEVDEQLPGEGTRSDEHPTPAEDAA; translated from the coding sequence GTGAACGACTCCGAGCAGGGCCGCACGGGCCCCAATCATCCCCCGGTCAAGCACATCTTCGTCACGGGCGGTGTCGTCTCCTCGCTCGGCAAGGGTCTCACCGCCGCGAGCCTCGGCAATCTCCTCACGGCGCGCGGCCTGCACGTCGTCATGCAGAAGCTCGACCCGTACCTCAACGTCGACCCCGGGACGATGAACCCGTTCCAGCACGGCGAGGTCTTCGTCACCAACGACGGTGCCGAGACCGACCTCGACATCGGCCACTACGAGCGCTTCCTCGACGTGAACCTGTCACAGGCCGCGAACGTCACGACGGGACAGGTCTACTCCGAGGTCATCGCGCGCGAGCGTCGCGGCGAGTACCTCGGCGACACGGTCCAGGTGATCCCGCACATCACCGACGAGATCAAGCGCCGCATGCGCCTGCAGGCCGACGAAGTGCCCCGACCCGACGTCATCATCACCGAGGTCGGTGGCACGATCGGCGACATCGAATCGCAGCCGTTCATCGAGTCCGCGCGGCAGATCCGTCACGAGCTGGGACGCGACAACGTCTTCTTCGTGCACGTCTCGCTCGTGCCGTTCATGGGCGCCTCGGGAGAGCAGAAGACGAAGCCGACCCAGCACTCCGTCGCGGCCCTCCGCTCGGCGGGCATCCAGCCCGACGCGCTCGTGCTGCGCAGCGACCGGCCCGTCACCGAGGGCAACAAGCGCAAGATCGCGCTCATGTGCGACGTGCCCGAGCCCGCCGTCGTCAACGCGATCGACATGCCCTCGATCTACGACATCCCCCGCATGCTGCACGAGCAGGGGCTCGACGACTACATCATCACGCAGCTCCGCCTCGGCGCGGGCGAGATGGAGTGGTCTGCCTGGGAGCGCCTCCTCGACGTCGTCCACGAGCCGAAGCACCACGTGACCATCGGGCTCGTGGGCAAGTACATCGACCTCCCCGACGCCTACCTCTCGGTCACCGAGGCGCTGCGCGCGGGCGGGTTCGCGAACCAGACGCGCGTCACGATCCGGTGGATCCCCTCCGACGATTGCGAGACCCCCGAGGGTGCCGCGCGGCACCTGAGCGACGTCGACGCGATCTGCGTCCCCGGCGGGTTCGGGATCCGCGGCATCGAGGGCAAGCTCGGCGCGCTGCGCTTCGCACGCACGAACGAGATCCCCACGCTCGGCCTGTGCCTCGGCCTGCAGTGCATGGTCATCGAGTACGCACGCGATGTCGCGGGCATCGAGGGTGCCTCGTCCACCGAGTTCGACCCCGAGACCGAGCAGCCCGTCATCGCCACGATGGCCGAGCAGGTCGACATCCTCCAGGGCGGCGACCTCGGCGGCACGATGCGCCTCGGCCTGTACCCCGCCGTGCTCGCCCCCGACTCGCTCGCGGCGCGCACCTACGGGACGACCGAGGTCGAGGAGCGCCACCGACACCGCTACGAGGTCAACAACCAGTACCGCGCACCGCTCACCGAGGCGGGTCTCGTGTTCTCGGGGACGTCGCCGGACGGTGCACTCGTCGAGTTCGCCGAGCTCCCGACCGACGTGCACCCCTACTACATCGCGACGCAGGCCCACCCCGAGCTCCTGTCGCGACCCGGCCGCGCGCACCCGCTGTTCGCGGGGCTCGTCGCCGCGGCGCTCGACCGCCAGCGCGCATCGCGCCTCGTCGAGGTCGACGAGCAGTTGCCCGGCGAGGGCACCCGCTCGGACGAGCACCCGACGCCCGCAGAGGACGCCGCGTGA
- the recN gene encoding DNA repair protein RecN: MIGDIEIRGLGVIDEAALPLGAGFTAITGETGAGKTMIVTALGLLLGGRAPAGAVRNGAPKAVVEGRWLVDPAGDVAALVADAGGDVEPVGDGSTAELLVTRQISGTDGRSRAWLGGASVPAGQLAELGERLVVVHGQSDQLRLRGERAQRAALDAYGGDATERLRDRVGEAWRRARETREAADELRAALDARQAEAAELRTLIAAIEPVEPKPGEDAELVARIERVANREELRAAVAEAHALLRGTDEVAERPRPSAEGLLRDARTSIERGVRRDDLLEPLGRALDDIVFAIDDLAIRLSGYLDDIDVEGVGELDALGERLETLNGLMRLAGPTLDDVIRRYGEAGTRLLELDGDDERVVDLERVAEEAQDALEQAAAELTAARTAAATELSARVSEELAHLAMPDALLVVDVADAGSIGAEGADRVSFLLRPHPGASPAPISKAASGGELSRVMLALEVVLAAANPVPTLVFDEVDAGVGGAAAIEIGRRLRRLARTSQVVVVTHLAQVAAFATNHVRIEKANDGEVTTSSIRRLDDDERAVEITRLLSGLATSDTGRAHAAELLALAAEEPAAR; the protein is encoded by the coding sequence ATGATCGGCGACATCGAGATCCGCGGCCTCGGCGTCATCGACGAGGCCGCGCTGCCGCTCGGCGCGGGCTTCACCGCGATCACGGGTGAGACGGGCGCGGGCAAGACCATGATCGTCACGGCCCTCGGCCTCCTGCTCGGCGGCCGCGCACCGGCCGGTGCCGTCCGGAACGGCGCACCGAAGGCCGTCGTCGAGGGACGCTGGCTCGTCGATCCCGCCGGAGACGTCGCCGCACTCGTCGCCGACGCCGGGGGCGACGTGGAGCCCGTCGGTGACGGCTCGACCGCAGAACTGCTCGTGACGCGACAGATCTCCGGCACCGACGGCCGGAGCCGCGCCTGGCTCGGCGGCGCGAGCGTGCCCGCGGGCCAGCTCGCCGAGCTCGGCGAGCGGCTCGTCGTCGTCCACGGCCAGAGCGACCAATTGCGCCTCCGCGGTGAACGCGCGCAGCGAGCGGCACTCGACGCCTACGGCGGCGACGCGACCGAGCGACTCCGCGACCGGGTCGGTGAGGCGTGGCGGCGGGCGCGAGAGACGCGCGAGGCGGCCGACGAACTCCGCGCCGCGCTCGACGCGCGGCAGGCGGAGGCGGCCGAACTGCGGACCCTGATCGCCGCCATCGAGCCCGTCGAACCGAAGCCCGGTGAGGACGCCGAGCTCGTGGCGCGCATCGAACGCGTCGCGAACCGCGAGGAGCTGCGTGCGGCCGTCGCCGAGGCACACGCCCTCCTGCGCGGCACCGACGAGGTCGCGGAACGTCCGCGCCCCTCCGCCGAGGGGCTGCTCCGCGACGCCCGCACGTCGATCGAGCGCGGCGTCCGGCGCGACGATCTGCTCGAACCGCTCGGGCGTGCCCTCGACGACATCGTCTTCGCGATCGACGACCTCGCGATCCGGCTCTCCGGCTACCTCGACGACATCGACGTCGAGGGCGTCGGCGAACTCGACGCGCTGGGGGAGCGGCTCGAGACCCTCAACGGGCTCATGCGCCTCGCCGGGCCCACCCTCGACGACGTCATCCGCCGATACGGCGAAGCGGGCACCCGCCTGCTCGAGCTCGACGGCGACGACGAGCGCGTCGTCGACCTCGAGCGCGTCGCCGAGGAGGCGCAGGACGCGCTCGAACAGGCCGCCGCCGAACTCACGGCCGCACGGACGGCAGCCGCGACCGAACTCTCGGCACGCGTGAGCGAGGAGCTCGCGCACCTCGCGATGCCGGACGCGCTCCTCGTCGTCGACGTGGCGGACGCCGGTTCGATCGGCGCCGAAGGGGCCGACCGCGTCTCGTTCCTGCTTCGACCGCACCCCGGCGCGTCCCCCGCCCCGATCTCGAAGGCGGCGTCCGGCGGCGAACTCTCGCGCGTCATGCTCGCGCTCGAGGTCGTGCTCGCCGCGGCCAATCCCGTTCCCACGCTCGTGTTCGACGAGGTCGACGCGGGGGTCGGCGGTGCCGCCGCGATCGAGATCGGACGCCGACTCCGTCGCCTCGCGCGCACCTCCCAGGTCGTCGTCGTCACCCACCTCGCACAGGTCGCGGCATTCGCGACGAACCACGTGCGCATCGAGAAGGCGAACGACGGCGAGGTGACGACCTCCTCGATCCGACGACTCGACGACGACGAGCGGGCCGTCGAGATCACGCGCCTGCTGTCGGGCCTCGCGACGAGCGACACGGGCCGTGCGCACGCGGCGGAACTCCTGGCCCTCGCGGCGGAGGAGCCGGCCGCGCGCTGA
- a CDS encoding NAD kinase, whose protein sequence is MTDRDSAPVSATTTRRILLVGHTGRADAVEAAFRVAELLADEGVQPVLERDTADELRAIDAVRLPGSTLVLGEDCDLDEVEIAVVLGGDGTILRAAEVVRPSGVPIIGVNLGHVGFLAESERDSVAYTLRRVLDRDYTVEERMALSLRVEIGDAVIAEDWALNDASIEKADRAKMVEVVIEVDDQPLSAFGCDGVIFSTPTGSTAYSFSAGGPIVWPTVEALLLVPISAHALFSRPIVVAPTSVLAVELNPRGPGGIMWCDGRRQVVIPAGARVVATRSPHAVRLARLHLAPFSKRLVDKFRLPTAGWRGTAAT, encoded by the coding sequence ATGACCGACCGTGATTCGGCACCCGTTTCCGCGACCACCACCCGACGCATCCTCCTCGTCGGCCACACGGGTCGCGCCGACGCCGTGGAGGCCGCCTTCCGCGTCGCGGAGCTCCTCGCCGACGAGGGCGTGCAGCCCGTCCTCGAACGCGACACGGCCGACGAGCTGCGGGCCATCGACGCCGTCCGGCTGCCGGGGTCGACGCTCGTCCTCGGCGAGGACTGCGATCTCGACGAGGTCGAGATCGCCGTCGTGCTGGGCGGCGACGGCACGATCCTGCGAGCGGCCGAGGTCGTTCGCCCGAGCGGCGTGCCGATCATCGGCGTCAACCTCGGCCACGTCGGCTTCCTCGCCGAGAGCGAGCGCGACTCGGTCGCGTACACGCTCCGGCGCGTCCTCGACCGCGACTACACGGTCGAGGAGCGCATGGCGCTCTCGCTGCGCGTCGAGATCGGTGACGCCGTCATCGCCGAGGACTGGGCGCTCAACGACGCGTCCATCGAGAAGGCCGACCGGGCGAAGATGGTCGAGGTCGTCATCGAGGTCGACGACCAGCCGCTGTCCGCGTTCGGCTGCGACGGGGTCATCTTCTCGACCCCGACGGGATCGACCGCCTACTCCTTCTCCGCCGGTGGCCCCATCGTCTGGCCCACCGTCGAGGCGCTCCTGCTCGTGCCCATCAGCGCGCACGCACTCTTCTCGCGCCCGATCGTCGTCGCACCGACCTCGGTGCTCGCCGTGGAGCTGAATCCCAGGGGCCCGGGAGGCATCATGTGGTGCGACGGACGGCGACAGGTGGTCATCCCCGCGGGGGCCCGCGTGGTCGCCACCCGCTCGCCGCACGCCGTGCGGCTCGCGAGGCTCCACCTCGCGCCGTTCTCGAAACGACTCGTCGACAAGTTCCGCCTCCCCACGGCGGGCTGGAGGGGGACCGCCGCGACATGA
- a CDS encoding TlyA family RNA methyltransferase produces the protein MTADGSTGSGGSRTDGAGPGGDARLDRALVARGLARSRTLAARLVDAGVVLVDGVAVTKPSHRVGEGTRIDVSRPERYVSRAAHKLVAALDAFQGVDPSGRVALDLGASTGGFTQVLVERGVRHVLAIDVGHDQMNPAVADDPRVTSLEGVNARDLDAASLRERLPGDAPDPADIDLVVGDLSFISLRHVLAPIRRTVRADADLVLLVKPQFEVGRTGVRGGIVTDPALARDAVRGVLDAAHATGLGIRGIIASPIEGTHGNRELVVHFAPDGTDPTEWTRRLDELTTGGRA, from the coding sequence ATGACGGCCGACGGGTCGACGGGCTCCGGCGGGTCCCGCACGGACGGGGCGGGTCCGGGAGGCGACGCCCGCCTCGACCGGGCCCTCGTCGCGCGCGGACTCGCCCGCAGTCGGACGCTCGCGGCGCGTCTCGTCGACGCGGGCGTCGTGCTCGTCGACGGGGTGGCGGTCACGAAGCCGTCGCACCGGGTGGGGGAGGGCACCCGGATCGATGTCAGCCGACCCGAGCGGTACGTCTCGCGCGCCGCGCACAAACTCGTCGCGGCGCTCGATGCCTTCCAGGGCGTCGATCCGAGCGGACGCGTCGCGCTCGATCTCGGGGCCTCGACCGGCGGGTTCACCCAGGTGCTCGTCGAACGCGGTGTGCGCCACGTGCTCGCGATCGACGTCGGCCACGACCAGATGAACCCCGCCGTCGCCGACGACCCGCGCGTGACCTCGCTCGAGGGCGTCAACGCGCGGGACCTCGACGCGGCGTCGCTGCGCGAGCGACTCCCCGGTGACGCACCCGACCCCGCCGACATCGACCTCGTCGTCGGCGACCTCTCGTTCATCTCCCTCCGTCACGTCCTCGCACCCATCAGGCGGACCGTGCGCGCGGACGCCGATCTCGTGCTGCTCGTCAAGCCACAGTTCGAGGTCGGCCGCACCGGCGTGCGCGGAGGCATCGTCACCGATCCCGCGCTCGCCCGGGATGCCGTCCGCGGTGTGCTCGACGCGGCGCACGCGACGGGGCTCGGCATCCGGGGCATCATCGCCTCGCCGATCGAGGGCACGCACGGGAACCGCGAGCTGGTCGTCCACTTCGCGCCCGACGGCACCGATCCGACAGAATGGACGAGGCGACTCGACGAGCTCACGACAGGAGGACGCGCATGA
- a CDS encoding HAD-IIA family hydrolase: MGIFNRGTGMGPAPLDGVDLLLADLDGVVYRGPGAVAHAVDTLNAIRASGVGVGYVTNNASRTDEQVAEHLRELGLTTQATDVVTSPQAALALLTERVPAGSLVLVVGGEGIVHELEAAGFRVTRSADDEPDAVVQGFAQDVGWVHLAEASFALVRDIPWIATNQDWTIPVARGIAPGNGTLVSAVHTAVQRLPIVAGKPERAIFDAAVARFGAAHPLMVGDRLDTDIKGARAAGIPSAVVLTGIDRAKALIAASPDERPDFILRDLRGLREPYPVVEVTSEPEHATARVGREQVSVVGVDVRIESAGRDELDLLRAACAAIAASEKLIYALRVPERLYSSEGDAR; the protein is encoded by the coding sequence GTGGGGATCTTCAACCGAGGCACGGGTATGGGTCCTGCACCGCTCGACGGGGTCGACCTGCTCCTCGCCGATCTCGACGGCGTCGTCTACAGGGGACCGGGTGCCGTTGCGCACGCCGTCGACACGCTCAACGCGATCCGCGCGAGCGGTGTCGGTGTCGGCTACGTCACGAACAACGCGTCGCGCACCGACGAACAGGTCGCGGAACACCTGCGCGAACTCGGCCTCACGACACAGGCCACCGATGTCGTGACGAGCCCGCAGGCGGCACTCGCGCTCCTCACGGAGCGGGTGCCCGCGGGCTCGCTCGTCCTCGTCGTCGGCGGCGAGGGCATCGTCCACGAACTCGAGGCGGCCGGGTTCCGTGTCACGCGGTCCGCGGACGACGAACCCGACGCCGTCGTGCAGGGATTCGCGCAGGACGTCGGCTGGGTCCACCTCGCGGAGGCGTCCTTCGCGCTCGTGCGCGACATCCCCTGGATCGCGACGAACCAGGACTGGACGATCCCCGTCGCCCGCGGCATCGCACCGGGCAACGGCACGCTCGTGTCCGCCGTCCACACGGCCGTGCAGCGCCTGCCGATCGTCGCGGGCAAACCCGAGCGAGCGATCTTCGACGCGGCGGTGGCCCGGTTCGGCGCCGCGCACCCGCTCATGGTGGGCGACCGCCTCGACACCGACATCAAGGGCGCGCGCGCCGCCGGCATCCCGAGCGCCGTCGTCCTGACCGGCATCGACCGTGCGAAGGCCCTCATCGCGGCCTCGCCCGACGAGCGCCCCGACTTCATCCTCCGCGATCTGCGCGGCCTGCGGGAGCCGTACCCCGTCGTCGAGGTCACGAGCGAGCCGGAACACGCGACGGCGAGAGTCGGCCGCGAACAGGTCTCCGTCGTCGGTGTCGACGTGCGGATCGAGTCGGCAGGTCGGGACGAACTCGATCTGCTCCGCGCGGCGTGCGCGGCGATCGCCGCGTCCGAGAAGCTCATCTACGCCCTCCGCGTGCCCGAGCGCCTCTACTCGAGCGAGGGCGACGCACGATGA